Proteins found in one Methanobacterium sp. genomic segment:
- a CDS encoding class I SAM-dependent methyltransferase — translation MMKPIQDQVKYWDELADEKEFPTPFFLEAIKKHVKKEMNILDVGCGYGRILNELHNNGFKNLTGVDFSEAMLERGMRLYPYLKFVKNNGEKLPFTDNEFDVVLLIGVLTSNVTDIEQEILINEISRVLKKNGIIYISDFLLNYDTRNLKRYAKYEDKYGIYGVFELPEGLVLRHHTIEDVLKLTKNYKKLLLEKTVFKTMNSHVSNGFYYIGQKK, via the coding sequence ATGATGAAGCCTATTCAAGATCAGGTAAAATATTGGGATGAATTAGCAGATGAAAAAGAATTCCCCACACCATTTTTTCTAGAAGCAATTAAAAAACATGTTAAAAAAGAGATGAATATCCTTGATGTTGGCTGTGGTTATGGTAGGATTTTAAATGAACTCCATAATAATGGTTTTAAAAATTTAACGGGTGTTGACTTCTCAGAGGCGATGCTAGAAAGAGGAATGAGATTATATCCCTACTTAAAGTTTGTAAAAAATAATGGGGAGAAATTACCCTTTACGGATAATGAATTTGATGTTGTGCTTCTTATTGGAGTGTTAACCAGTAATGTAACTGATATAGAACAGGAAATTTTAATAAATGAAATTTCTAGAGTTTTGAAAAAAAATGGAATAATCTATATCAGTGATTTTCTGTTAAATTATGATACTAGGAATCTTAAACGTTATGCTAAATATGAGGATAAATATGGGATTTATGGCGTGTTTGAACTTCCTGAAGGGTTGGTTTTGAGACATCACACTATTGAAGATGTATTGAAATTGACTAAGAATTATAAAAAATTATTATTGGAAAAAACTGTTTTTAAAACAATGAATAGCCATGTTTCTAATGGATTTTATTATATTGGACAAAAAAAGTGA